The proteins below come from a single Neospora caninum Liverpool complete genome, chromosome IX genomic window:
- a CDS encoding putative DNA mismatch repair protein — translation MGAPLFTESALNSQLESSQRDPSPCSSSSASSSPPSSSSSSSSSSSSSSPSSFSPSPLALPRIRKLDLSVVQRIAAGEVVLRPSSALKELLENCMDARSSSISVTVQNGGFKLLAVSDDGCGIYPEDLPILCHRFTTSKMKSLADLRCMRTFGFRGEALASLSVVGHVEVTTRIASLPHGYRCSYDKGEPVLSSSVPASHSVSSGSSPVPAGVSVAARSRGTTLRVSQLFHAFPERRKMLASPQEEYSKCLEVCTRYAIDNPHIKFTCKRQDKTQADLSTSGWPRLSSSSSPSLSSSPSLSSASSQCISSSSSPCISSSSSPSISSSSSPSISSSSSPCISSSSSPCISSSSSSFSSSSVSSLSRLSVPCVKSEEEERAPSAEELRRRKEESRRGGQTLAVIQRAFGSTVRLGLMEIDFSFFLPHAARRFAPNSRCRDAGRERQGDAGTGSEDEEAQKKSGENARKETNREQGDRERDGDRAGGERGGNRENVEGEKCGDEEEETGNRDTGDEVKQAEEQRNACKVSVWGYASRVSAGAKPPGTFILFINSRLVDAPALRKSIEGVYQELMPRGLKAWVYLSFSLPAWLVDVNVHPTKQRVQLLYEDFVAAHLSRHFRERLGSQTSSQIFDVQRGLSSHGPPASSSSPAALSQRLLVVPWTSSQADDHSASSASSSPSPCSSSSSSSFISRSFVDSEGESRGVRTGHEERETNADDGQLSARLRDTAQSNDRASSNLSAPCASSSPVCCSSSRSSFASSQPVATKKLLNPARVRTDFRQTTLSAFLATARSTTVTPKSNSSSSSSSSSSSSSSSASSTSSTSSSSSTSSSSSTSSSSSTSSSSLSLPDACQDEPRRASDAAGEGETAPVARSSVSSPGCSGVKPQASFFRSRPPLDQFVLRNFPSDALYLSSVQSLLQAARCAGVVSARLSERAREGGAAAEEGRDAWLQQAVFVGPVSETHALLQHNHLLLLVDLQRVMRAFLYQSILMRLGRLPPLVLSPPLVLSELIRAALRRRQRVAKPDENAEPSGNGVEAAHAATAERALRRLVSRRLLLCDYFSLGVVAEPRAPLKKKRTRAEVDEDGQEIAKQTWLLKTMPLACGTYFPLQSLPTLLLELALDSCKLQGVPPRLWVKPVGVDD, via the exons ATGGGAGCCCCTCTCTTCACTGAGTCCGCCCTGAACTCTCAGCTCGAGAGCTCCCAGCGTGATCCCAGTCcttgctcctcttcttccgcttcctcgtcgcctccgtcttcctcatcttcctcatcttcctcgtcttcctcgtcttctccgtcttccttttctccatctcctctcGCACTGCCTCGGATTCGCAAGTTGGATCTGTCCGTCGTTCAGCGCATCGCTGCAGGGGAGGTGGTATtgcgtccttcctctgcgttgAAAGAGCTTTTAGAAAACTGCATGGACGCTCGGAGTTCTTCGATTTCCGTGACCGTGCAGAATGGCGGATTCAAGTTACTCGCCGTCAGCGACGATGGCTGCGGAATCTACCCGGAAGACTTACCCATCTTGTGCCACAGGTTCACCACCAGCAAAATGAAGTCCCTCGCCGATCtcaggtgcatgcgcacctTTGGCTTCAGAGGAGAAGCTCTCGCAAGTTTATCTGTCGTCGGCCATGTTGAAGTCACCACCCGAATCGCCTCCCTTCCTCACGGATACCGATGCTCCTACGACAAAGGCGAacccgttctctcctcttctgtgcCGGCTTCTCATTCTGTTTCCTCCGGCTCGTCGCCAGTGCCTGCTGGGGTGTCCGTGGCGGCGCGGAGCCGTGGAACGactctgcgcgtttctcagCTGTTCCACGCGTTTCCGGAAAGACGGAAAATGCTCGCGTCCCCGCAAGAGGAATACTCCAAGTGTCTCGAAGTCTGCACGCGCTACGCAATCGACAACCCTCATATTAAATTCACATGCAAACGCCAAGACAAAACGCAGGCAGACCTCTCCACTTCTGGATGGCCtcggctttcttcctcatcctcgccatctctctcttcttcgccatctctctcttctgcttcttctcagtgtatctcttcttcctcttctccgtgcatctcttcttcctcgtctccgtctatctcttcttcctcgtctccgtctatctcttcttcctcttctccgtgtatctcttcttcctcttctccgtgtatctcttcttcctcttcgtccttttcatcctcctcggtctcttccctgtcgcgtctctctgttccgtgtgtgaagagcgaagaggaggaacgagCGCCGAGTGCGGAAGAACTCCGccggaggaaggaagagagtcGCCGAGGCGGCCAGACGCTGGCCGTCATCCAGAGAGCCTTTGGCTCCACTGTGCGGTTGGGTTTGATGGAAATAgacttctcgttttttcttccccacGCAgcgcgccgcttcgccccCAACTCACGGTGCCGAGACGCGGGTCGCGAGCggcagggagacgccggaaccggaagcgaggacgaggaagcacagaaaaagagcggagagaacgcgcggaaggagacaaaccGCGAGCAAGGAGACCGCGAGCGGGACGGAGACCGCgccggaggagagagaggagggaacagggagaacgtcgagggcgagaagtgtggagacgaagaggaagagacgggaaacaggGACACAGGGGACGAAGTGAAGCAGGCAGAAGAAcagcgaaacgcatgcaaagtATCGGTGTGGGGATATGCAAGCCGCGTTTCCGCGGGCGCGAAACCTCCGGGAACTTTCATTCTCTTCATCAACAGCCGACTCGTCGATGCTCCAGCTCTAAG aAAAAGCATCGAAGGCGTCTACCAGGAACTGATGCCCCGCGGCCTAAAGGCTTGGGTGtacctctctttctcgctgccggCGTGGCTCGTCGATGTCAACGTGCATCCGACGAAACAACGCGTGCAGCTTCTCTACGAGGACTTCGTTGCGGCGCACCTCTCGAGACACTTTCGA GAACGCCTCGGCTCGCAAACATCCTCGCAGATCTTCGACGTTCAGCGAGGCCTATCTAGTCACGGCCCACCTGCCTCCTCCAGTTCGCCTGCAGCGCTCTCTCAACGCTTGCTTGTCGTTCCCTGGACGTCTTCGCAGGCCGACGACCACTCTGCTTcatccgcttcttcgtctccctctccttgctcctcctcttcctcctcttcttttaTCTCTCGTTCGTTTGtggacagcgagggagagagtcGAGGAGTTCGGACAGgacacgaagagagagaaacaaatgCAGACGATGGACAGTTATCAGCGAGACTGCGAGACACTGCTCAATCGAACGATCGCGCGTCGAGCAACCTCTCCGCTCCttgcgcctcctcttcccccgtgtgctgttcttcctctcgttcgtcgttcgcgtcttctcagccagtggcgacgaagaaatTGTTGAATCCAGCGCGAGTTCGGACCGATTTTCGCCAGACAAcgctctccgccttcctcgccactgCGCGCTCAACCACCGTCACCCCAAAATCAaattcctcttcctcttcttcctcttcttcctcttcctcgtcttcttccgcttcgtccacttcttccacttcttcctcttcttccacttcttcctcttcttccacttcttcctcttcttccacttcttcctcttctctctcgttaCCCGACGCGTGCCAGGACGAACCACGCAGAGCGTCCGACGCtgcgggagagggagagacagccccGGTCGCGCGGTCCTCTGTGTCGTCTCCCGGATGCAGCGGGGTGAAGCCACAAGCGtcgttcttccgctctcgtcctccccTTGATCAGTTTGTCTTGCGCAATTTTCCCAGCGACGCGTTGTATCTCTCCTCGGTGCAATCGCTGCTCCAGGCGGCCCGCTGCGCGGGCGTCGTTTCGGCGCGCTTGAGCGAGCGAGcgcgggaaggcggcgccgctgcggaagaaggccgcgacGCTTGGCTGCAACAGGCAGTCTTCGTGGGACCAGTGagcgaaacgcatgcgcttctccagcacAATCATCTTCTGCTCCTCGTCGACCTCCAGAGAGTCATGAGAG CGTTTCTGTACCAGTCGATTCTGATGCGGCTCGgccgtctcccgccgctGGTTCTGAGTCCGCCGTTAGTCCTCTCGGAGCTCATCCGCGCGGCTCTCCGTCGGCGTCAGCGAGTTGCCAAGCCTGACGAGAACGCAGAGCCCAGTGGGAACGGCGTTgaggcggcgcatgcagcgaccgCCGAGCGCGCGCTGAGGCGTCTGGTCAGCCGTCGCTTGCTCCTTTGCGACTATTTCAGTCTCGGCGTGGTTGcggagccgcgcgcgccactgaagaagaaacgcacgaGAGCAGAggtggacgaagacggccAGGAAATCGCCAAACAGACATGGCTCCTCAAGACAATGCCTCTGGCGTGCGGCACTTACTTCCCCCTCCAGAGTCTCCCgacccttcttctcgagctcGCTCTGGAC AGTTGCAAACTTCAGGGCGTGCCGCCACGTCTGTGGGTGAAGCCCGTAGGAGTAGATGACTGA